The Sagittula sp. P11 genome window below encodes:
- a CDS encoding iron-containing alcohol dehydrogenase: MSLITYLTRIHFADRVLEDALSAEMERHGLRHLLVISDRDAAHGDGLDRLHAALPCQTRTASHFAGDIAPDLDLARALELLEQEGCDGIIGFGGLAALNLARTAASDRVPVITIPTCTDTVGLGPIDPGLSARPGRKAALPVAILCDATLTTSADPEATAAAGMDTLCQCLECFLGTAFNPPADGMALDGLRRAALSLETAVQDGRDLSARRELLAAALNAGLASEKGHGGIAAAAHGLEAIARSRRGILHGALLPEVLAFNAPAVHDRLGLVRMVLGLPADADPGERLVALAQRIGLPRRLSDIGIEEHMLSRAAQGAAADPANRTNPRHATGRDYERIMRAVL, from the coding sequence GTGTCTCTCATCACCTATCTCACCCGCATCCATTTCGCCGACCGCGTGCTCGAGGACGCGCTGTCCGCAGAGATGGAGCGTCACGGCCTGCGCCATCTGCTGGTGATCTCGGACCGGGATGCGGCGCATGGCGACGGGCTCGACCGGCTCCACGCCGCCCTGCCCTGCCAGACACGCACCGCGAGCCACTTCGCCGGGGACATCGCGCCGGATCTGGACCTGGCCCGCGCGCTCGAACTCCTCGAACAGGAGGGCTGCGACGGGATTATAGGGTTCGGCGGGCTGGCGGCCCTGAACCTCGCCCGGACCGCAGCGTCGGACCGGGTGCCTGTCATCACCATCCCCACCTGCACGGACACCGTGGGCCTCGGCCCCATCGACCCGGGCCTTTCGGCGCGGCCAGGACGCAAGGCGGCGCTGCCGGTGGCGATCCTTTGCGATGCGACGCTGACCACCTCCGCCGACCCGGAGGCCACGGCGGCAGCCGGCATGGACACGCTCTGCCAGTGTCTCGAATGCTTTCTGGGGACCGCCTTCAATCCCCCGGCGGACGGCATGGCGCTGGACGGACTGCGGCGCGCGGCGCTCTCGCTCGAAACCGCCGTGCAGGACGGCAGGGACCTGTCCGCGCGGCGTGAACTGCTGGCCGCCGCCCTGAACGCGGGGCTGGCGTCGGAGAAGGGGCACGGCGGCATCGCGGCGGCGGCCCACGGGCTGGAAGCCATCGCCCGCTCCCGCCGGGGTATCCTGCACGGCGCGCTCCTGCCCGAGGTGCTCGCCTTCAACGCGCCGGCGGTGCACGACCGCCTCGGGCTGGTGCGGATGGTACTGGGCCTGCCCGCCGACGCCGATCCCGGCGAGCGGCTGGTCGCGCTTGCGCAGCGCATCGGCCTGCCGCGCCGCCTGTCGGACATCGGGATCGAGGAACACATGCTGTCGCGCGCGGCCCAGGGCGCCGCCGCCGATCCGGCCAACCGGACCAACCCGCGCCATGCCACCGGGCGCGACTACGAGAGGATCATGCGTGCCGTCCTGTGA
- a CDS encoding AraC family transcriptional regulator: MSDSLAVFHGRFGRVCLYNMDRSMVPHGHREGHLIFHLQGPPGQINVNGRKWPLAPGQGVAVSPWLSHFYQPVHLSEPTLALVLYIRPSWFLDVSRRASASLSFGRVGIEVTDHLARLIYGTAQAMLEEDSEDVMIEDRLCDLTRVAYEQSWQWTPRGADFTGPDMPRRDYRIRKALKYLQEGLGEALEMDRVAREVGLSRPHFYKLFRAQVGLTPNLYLNALRMEQAIDMLATSEDGVADIGFDLGFSSQASFSRFFIGNGVVPPSAYRRSVHVA; the protein is encoded by the coding sequence ATGAGTGACTCGCTGGCCGTGTTCCACGGCCGTTTCGGTCGCGTCTGCCTTTACAACATGGACCGCAGCATGGTGCCGCACGGGCACCGCGAGGGCCACCTGATCTTTCATCTTCAGGGGCCGCCGGGCCAGATCAACGTGAACGGCCGGAAATGGCCGCTCGCCCCGGGTCAGGGCGTCGCCGTCAGCCCTTGGCTGTCGCACTTCTACCAGCCGGTGCACCTGTCCGAACCGACGCTGGCGCTGGTGCTCTACATCCGGCCGTCGTGGTTCCTCGACGTGTCGCGGCGGGCCTCGGCCTCGCTCTCGTTCGGGCGCGTGGGGATCGAGGTGACCGACCACCTCGCCCGGCTGATCTACGGCACGGCGCAGGCCATGCTCGAGGAGGACAGCGAGGACGTGATGATCGAGGACCGCCTATGCGACCTCACCCGCGTCGCCTACGAACAGTCATGGCAGTGGACGCCGCGCGGTGCCGACTTCACCGGGCCGGACATGCCGCGCCGCGACTACCGCATCCGCAAGGCGCTGAAGTACCTGCAGGAAGGTCTGGGCGAGGCGCTGGAGATGGACCGCGTCGCGCGCGAGGTCGGCCTGTCGCGTCCGCATTTCTACAAGCTCTTCCGGGCGCAGGTCGGGCTGACACCGAACCTCTACCTCAATGCGCTGCGGATGGAGCAGGCGATCGACATGCTGGCCACCTCCGAGGACGGCGTGGCCGACATCGGCTTCGACCTCGGGTTCTCCAGCCAGGCCAGCTTCTCGCGGTTCTTCATCGGCAACGGCGTCGTACCGCCCTCGGCCTACCGCCGCTCGGTGCACGTCGCCTGA
- a CDS encoding DUF1194 domain-containing protein, translated as MKRVLAACAALVLATSTAARAEEVDLELVLLVDVSRSMTMGELEIQRQGYASALRSDEVYAAVQAGLLQRIALTYVEWAGGQNVIVDWTVLEGREDLDAFARAVEMTSTIGMRRTSISGALAFGAEMIEANDYEGLRRVIDISGDGPNNQGRIVTDARDDVLARRIVINGLPLMTEEGMGGRWHLDDLDVYYESCVTGGPGSFVIPVLDWTDFGEAVRRKLVLEIASGSGGVGLEGIQDVQFAPAKPPYDCEIGEKIWEQRRMDWWEP; from the coding sequence ATGAAACGTGTTCTTGCCGCCTGTGCCGCCCTCGTCCTTGCCACGTCCACCGCGGCCCGGGCAGAGGAGGTCGACCTGGAGCTTGTCCTGCTGGTCGACGTCTCGCGGTCGATGACCATGGGTGAGCTGGAGATCCAGCGGCAGGGCTATGCCTCGGCCCTGCGGTCCGACGAAGTCTATGCCGCGGTGCAGGCCGGGCTGCTGCAACGCATCGCGCTGACCTACGTGGAGTGGGCGGGCGGGCAGAACGTGATTGTCGACTGGACCGTGCTGGAGGGGCGGGAGGATCTGGACGCCTTTGCGCGGGCGGTGGAGATGACCTCCACCATCGGAATGCGGCGGACCTCCATTTCCGGGGCGCTGGCCTTCGGGGCGGAGATGATCGAGGCCAACGACTACGAAGGGTTGCGCCGGGTCATCGACATCTCGGGCGACGGGCCGAACAACCAGGGGCGGATCGTGACCGATGCGCGCGACGACGTGCTGGCGCGGCGGATCGTCATCAACGGCCTGCCGCTGATGACGGAGGAGGGGATGGGCGGCCGGTGGCACCTCGACGATCTCGACGTCTACTACGAATCCTGCGTGACGGGCGGTCCCGGCTCCTTCGTGATCCCGGTGCTGGACTGGACGGACTTCGGCGAGGCGGTGCGGCGCAAGCTGGTGCTTGAGATCGCCTCCGGCAGCGGGGGGGTGGGCCTCGAGGGCATCCAGGACGTGCAGTTCGCCCCGGCGAAACCGCCCTACGACTGCGAGATCGGCGAGAAGATCTGGGAGCAGCGGCGCATGGACTGGTGGGAACCATAG
- a CDS encoding branched-chain amino acid ABC transporter permease has translation MQRFIQRHPVWSFIIALGAAILLWLIFAPWSAGMEETLGKKRVFLNGIFGGITLGALYFLVASGFTLIFGLMRNVNLAHGSLYLLGGYLGFEISERTGSWFLAFPVVFVVVGIVGIVLQNQVFRRMEGEELRQTMVTIGLSVVIADLLLWQWGGQSYTIYAPDLLFGPMTLPIVSDVRDSGEVVYLNYPAVRMAILFAAIVIGVGMWLVLNKTRLGMLVRAGVDDREMLAASGVRIQYVFLAVFAFGAGLAGMAGIVGGTFQSLSPGEDTRFLLASLVVVIVGGMGSIPGAAIGALIIGLSEQLGLIYAPTYSVVFTFLIMAVVLAFRPQGLLGRG, from the coding sequence ATGCAAAGGTTCATTCAGCGCCATCCGGTCTGGTCATTCATCATCGCGCTCGGCGCGGCGATCCTGCTGTGGCTGATCTTCGCGCCGTGGTCCGCAGGCATGGAGGAGACCCTCGGCAAGAAGCGCGTCTTCCTGAACGGCATCTTCGGGGGCATCACGCTGGGCGCGCTCTATTTCCTCGTCGCCTCCGGCTTCACCCTGATCTTCGGCCTGATGCGCAACGTGAACCTCGCGCACGGATCGCTCTACCTGCTGGGCGGCTACCTAGGCTTCGAGATCTCGGAACGGACGGGATCGTGGTTCCTTGCCTTCCCGGTGGTCTTCGTCGTCGTCGGCATTGTGGGCATCGTCCTGCAGAACCAGGTCTTCCGCCGGATGGAGGGCGAGGAACTGCGCCAGACCATGGTCACCATCGGCCTGTCGGTGGTCATCGCCGACCTCCTGCTGTGGCAATGGGGCGGGCAGTCCTACACGATCTACGCGCCTGACCTGCTGTTCGGCCCGATGACCCTGCCCATCGTCTCGGACGTCCGCGACAGCGGAGAGGTCGTCTATCTCAACTATCCCGCCGTCCGCATGGCGATCCTCTTCGCCGCCATCGTCATCGGCGTCGGCATGTGGCTGGTGCTGAACAAGACCCGGCTGGGCATGCTGGTCCGCGCCGGCGTCGACGACCGCGAGATGCTGGCCGCCTCCGGCGTGCGCATCCAGTACGTCTTCCTCGCCGTCTTCGCATTCGGTGCGGGGCTTGCCGGCATGGCGGGCATCGTCGGCGGCACCTTCCAGTCGCTGTCGCCCGGCGAGGACACGCGCTTCCTGCTGGCCAGCCTCGTCGTCGTGATCGTCGGCGGCATGGGGTCGATCCCCGGCGCCGCCATCGGCGCGCTGATCATCGGGCTCAGCGAACAGCTCGGCCTGATCTACGCGCCCACATATTCGGTGGTCTTCACTTTCCTCATCATGGCCGTCGTGCTGGCCTTCCGGCCGCAGGGCCTTCTGGGACGGGGGTAG
- a CDS encoding branched-chain amino acid ABC transporter permease, translating into MALAEDQPKDDAEPLWVERVPPAWWVLGVILLTMPAWANDFILFQVMGWTFILGIIALSLMFLAGYGGMVSLIQMSVAATGGYMVAIFGSSGAELSMGLSWWIYLPLAILIAAIFGTIVGALAVRTEGIYTIMITLAIAAAFFYFTRQNYTIFNGYSGFNLVVPPELFGIDWRQPTPFYYLTLGCALACYAAVAYVSRAPFGLALQGVRDNPRRMAALGFNVTAHRVAAYTFASVIAAIGGILLVWQNAQIAPGTAGIPAVIDILVIAVVGGISRPIGAFIGALIYVLLRTFSPDVLLAFGLSGERFKLLIGLGFLAVVFFSPDGVLGLWERWRARRARRGDPLTGESE; encoded by the coding sequence ATGGCACTGGCCGAAGACCAACCGAAGGACGATGCCGAACCGCTCTGGGTCGAACGCGTGCCGCCCGCGTGGTGGGTGCTGGGCGTGATCCTCCTGACGATGCCCGCCTGGGCCAACGACTTCATCCTGTTCCAGGTGATGGGCTGGACCTTCATCCTCGGGATCATCGCCCTGTCGCTGATGTTCCTCGCGGGCTACGGCGGCATGGTCAGCCTGATCCAGATGTCGGTCGCGGCCACCGGCGGCTACATGGTGGCGATCTTCGGCAGCTCCGGGGCCGAGCTGAGCATGGGGCTGTCGTGGTGGATCTACCTGCCGCTGGCCATCCTGATCGCGGCGATCTTCGGCACCATCGTCGGCGCGCTCGCCGTGCGGACGGAGGGGATCTACACCATCATGATCACCCTCGCCATCGCGGCGGCCTTCTTCTACTTCACCCGGCAGAACTACACGATCTTCAACGGCTATTCCGGCTTCAACCTCGTGGTGCCGCCGGAGCTTTTCGGCATCGACTGGCGCCAGCCGACGCCATTCTACTACCTGACGCTCGGCTGCGCGCTGGCCTGCTATGCCGCCGTGGCCTACGTCTCGCGCGCGCCCTTCGGACTGGCGCTGCAGGGCGTGCGCGACAACCCGCGCCGCATGGCGGCACTCGGGTTCAACGTGACGGCGCACCGCGTGGCGGCCTACACCTTCGCCAGCGTCATCGCGGCCATCGGCGGCATTCTCCTCGTCTGGCAGAACGCCCAGATCGCCCCCGGCACGGCGGGCATCCCGGCGGTCATCGACATCCTCGTGATCGCCGTGGTGGGCGGCATCTCAAGGCCCATCGGCGCCTTCATCGGCGCGCTGATCTACGTGCTGCTGCGGACCTTCTCGCCCGACGTTCTGCTGGCCTTCGGGCTGTCGGGCGAACGCTTCAAGCTGCTGATCGGCCTGGGCTTCCTGGCGGTGGTCTTCTTCTCGCCCGACGGGGTGCTGGGCCTGTGGGAGCGCTGGCGCGCCCGCCGCGCCCGCCGGGGCGACCCCCTGACCGGAGAGAGCGAATGA
- a CDS encoding ABC transporter ATP-binding protein has translation MTMVEDRRTADSLGSVSSGNALELRGVSKLFGALAAISDVTLTVRSGERRAVLGSNGAGKTTLFNCVTGDFLPTSGTIRLFGEDVTRFPAYERIRRGLRRTYQISLLFNGLTVADNVYLACRGVSRGRFSFLRARANDALLTRSDELIAAVHLTEWRDTSVANLSYGQQRQLEIALALAGAPRIILFDEPAAGLSPTERAELVAILNGLPGHIGYIIIEHDMDVALRVAESVTMMHNGRIFKEGTPEEIENDAEVQELYLGGGDE, from the coding sequence ATGACCATGGTCGAGGACAGGCGCACCGCCGACTCGCTCGGCTCCGTCAGCTCCGGCAACGCGCTGGAACTCCGCGGCGTGTCGAAGCTTTTCGGCGCGCTCGCCGCGATCTCGGACGTGACGCTGACCGTCCGCTCCGGCGAACGCCGCGCGGTGCTGGGATCGAACGGCGCGGGCAAGACGACGCTCTTCAACTGCGTGACCGGGGACTTCCTGCCGACCTCCGGCACGATCCGGCTGTTCGGCGAGGACGTGACCCGCTTCCCGGCCTACGAACGCATCCGGCGCGGCCTCAGGCGCACCTACCAGATCAGCCTGCTGTTCAACGGGCTGACCGTGGCCGACAACGTCTACCTCGCCTGCCGGGGCGTATCGCGCGGGCGGTTCTCCTTCCTCAGGGCGCGCGCCAACGACGCGCTGCTGACCCGCTCGGACGAGCTGATCGCCGCCGTGCACCTGACCGAATGGCGCGACACCTCCGTCGCCAACCTCAGCTACGGCCAGCAGCGGCAGCTCGAGATCGCGCTGGCGCTGGCGGGCGCGCCGCGGATCATCCTTTTCGACGAACCGGCGGCGGGCCTGTCGCCGACCGAGCGGGCCGAACTGGTGGCGATCCTCAACGGCCTGCCCGGCCACATCGGCTACATCATCATCGAGCACGACATGGACGTGGCCCTGCGCGTCGCGGAAAGCGTGACGATGATGCACAACGGGCGGATCTTCAAGGAAGGCACCCCTGAAGAGATCGAGAACGACGCGGAAGTCCAGGAACTCTACCTCGGAGGCGGCGATGAGTGA
- a CDS encoding ABC transporter permease, which produces MSERRDTRTGPAALEVRGLNVYYGASHALQGVDLRLESGVLSVVGRNGMGKTTLCKAIMGLVPAASGAVSFGGQSLLGRSPAEIARMGIGYVPQGRRLWRSLTVDEHLKMVEKNGGAWSSERIYSTFPRLAERRRNGGAQLSGGEQQMLAIARALLANPRLLIMDEPTEGLAPVIVSQVESMLLQLASEGEMDVLVIEQNIGVACAVADRVAIMVNGRINRMVPARELAADRDLQQRMLGVGRHAHDDTPEPQPDASAEATPKGQPTGPRSVRIYLSNPKTPTRWSQPVPVPQIERAARVVTTGQPTTSGVETALRPLSPSGEQVVLVAGTLDTKGAELRYMRDQIRAAGLPVRMVDLSTSGRHSGAEIPAHQVAAFHPRGAAGVFTDDRGQSVAGMTEAFRRWMSRQDGVLGILSAGGSGGTAIVAPAMRALPVGVPKLIVSTVASGEVAKYVGPSDITMMHSVADVQGLNAITEEVLSNAAQAMVGMVKARKAAPARTSAKPAIGLTMFGVTTPAVQQIAKALDETFDCLVFHATGIGGQAMEKLIDSGKIEGVIDLTTTEVCDMMFGGVFPATEDRFGAMIRRRMPYVGSVGALDMVNFGAPDTVPEKYRGRTFYEHNPQVTLMRTTPEECARMGRWIGARLNEMEAPVRFFLPEGGVSALDARGQPFDDPAARHALFTALEDTVRQTSTRRLIRRPENINDPGFAAAVVTAFREFHDGRPPTRKEARR; this is translated from the coding sequence ATGAGTGAGCGCCGCGACACCCGCACCGGCCCCGCCGCGCTCGAGGTGCGCGGCCTCAACGTCTACTACGGCGCCTCGCACGCGCTGCAGGGCGTGGACCTGAGGCTGGAAAGCGGCGTGCTCTCGGTCGTGGGCCGCAACGGCATGGGCAAGACGACGCTCTGCAAGGCGATCATGGGGCTTGTTCCCGCCGCGTCGGGCGCCGTCAGTTTCGGCGGGCAGTCCCTGCTGGGCCGCTCCCCCGCCGAGATCGCGCGCATGGGCATCGGCTACGTGCCGCAGGGCCGCCGCCTGTGGCGGTCGCTCACCGTCGACGAACACCTGAAGATGGTGGAGAAGAATGGCGGCGCCTGGAGCTCGGAGCGCATCTATTCCACCTTCCCCCGGCTGGCCGAACGGCGGCGCAACGGCGGCGCGCAACTGTCCGGCGGCGAACAGCAGATGCTGGCCATCGCCCGCGCGCTTCTGGCCAACCCGCGCCTCCTCATCATGGACGAACCGACCGAGGGCCTCGCCCCGGTCATCGTCTCGCAGGTCGAGTCGATGCTGCTGCAACTCGCCTCCGAGGGCGAGATGGACGTGCTGGTGATCGAGCAGAACATCGGCGTCGCCTGCGCCGTGGCCGACCGCGTGGCGATCATGGTCAACGGCCGCATCAACCGCATGGTGCCCGCCCGCGAACTGGCCGCCGACCGCGACCTGCAGCAGCGGATGCTGGGTGTCGGGCGCCACGCCCATGACGACACGCCCGAACCGCAGCCCGACGCCAGCGCCGAGGCGACACCGAAGGGCCAGCCGACGGGCCCCCGCTCCGTCAGGATCTACCTGTCGAACCCCAAGACGCCGACCCGCTGGTCGCAGCCCGTCCCGGTGCCGCAGATCGAACGCGCCGCCCGGGTCGTCACCACCGGCCAGCCCACCACCAGCGGGGTGGAGACGGCGCTGCGGCCGCTCTCCCCCTCGGGCGAGCAGGTGGTGCTGGTGGCGGGCACGCTCGACACCAAGGGGGCGGAACTGCGCTACATGCGCGACCAGATCCGCGCCGCCGGGCTGCCGGTGCGCATGGTCGACCTTTCGACCAGCGGCAGGCATTCCGGGGCAGAGATCCCCGCCCACCAGGTTGCCGCCTTCCATCCGCGCGGTGCGGCGGGCGTCTTCACCGACGACCGCGGACAGTCCGTCGCAGGCATGACCGAAGCGTTCCGCCGCTGGATGTCCCGGCAGGACGGCGTCCTCGGCATCCTCTCGGCAGGCGGCTCCGGCGGCACGGCCATCGTCGCCCCGGCGATGCGCGCCCTGCCCGTCGGCGTGCCGAAGCTGATCGTCTCCACCGTGGCCTCGGGCGAGGTGGCGAAGTACGTGGGCCCCTCCGACATCACCATGATGCACTCCGTCGCCGACGTGCAGGGCCTGAACGCCATCACCGAAGAGGTGCTGTCGAACGCCGCGCAGGCGATGGTCGGCATGGTGAAGGCCCGCAAGGCCGCGCCCGCCCGCACCTCGGCCAAACCCGCCATCGGCCTGACGATGTTCGGCGTAACCACGCCCGCGGTGCAGCAGATCGCGAAGGCGCTGGACGAAACCTTCGACTGCCTCGTCTTCCACGCCACCGGCATCGGCGGGCAGGCCATGGAGAAGCTGATCGACTCCGGCAAGATCGAAGGCGTCATCGACCTGACCACGACCGAGGTCTGCGACATGATGTTCGGCGGCGTCTTCCCCGCGACGGAGGATCGCTTCGGCGCGATGATCCGGCGGCGGATGCCCTACGTCGGCTCGGTCGGCGCGCTCGACATGGTGAACTTCGGCGCGCCCGACACCGTCCCCGAGAAGTACCGGGGCCGCACCTTCTACGAACACAACCCGCAGGTCACGCTGATGCGGACCACGCCCGAGGAATGCGCCAGGATGGGCCGCTGGATCGGCGCCCGCCTGAACGAGATGGAGGCGCCGGTGCGCTTCTTCCTGCCCGAAGGCGGCGTCTCGGCGCTCGACGCGCGCGGCCAGCCCTTCGACGATCCGGCGGCGCGGCACGCGCTGTTCACCGCGCTGGAGGACACGGTCCGCCAGACCTCCACCCGCCGCCTGATCCGGCGGCCCGAGAACATCAACGACCCCGGGTTCGCCGCAGCCGTCGTCACCGCCTTCCGCGAGTTCCACGACGGCCGGCCCCCGACCCGCAAGGAGGCGCGCAGATGA
- a CDS encoding phosphoenolpyruvate hydrolase family protein yields the protein MIDRQTILSKFRDMVARGEPIVGGGAGTGLSAKCEEAGGIDLIVIYNSGRYRMAGRGSLAGLMPYGDANAIVVEMASEVLPVVKHTPVLAGVCATDPFRLMDRFLDELKRIGFAGVQNFPTVGLIDGTFRANLEETGMGYGLEVDMIAKAREKDLLTTPYVFDEDSAAAMAGAGADIVVCHLGLTTGGSIGAETALTLNDCPALVDAWAEAALKVNPDAIVLVHGGPVAMPDDAEFILKNTSNCHGFYGASSMERLPTEVALTDQTRAFKAIKGR from the coding sequence ATGATCGACCGACAGACCATCCTCTCGAAGTTCCGCGACATGGTCGCGCGGGGCGAACCCATCGTCGGCGGCGGCGCGGGCACCGGGCTTTCGGCCAAGTGCGAGGAAGCGGGCGGCATCGACCTGATCGTGATCTACAACTCCGGCCGCTACCGCATGGCCGGGCGCGGCAGCCTCGCCGGGCTGATGCCCTACGGCGACGCCAACGCCATCGTGGTCGAGATGGCCTCCGAGGTGCTTCCGGTGGTGAAGCACACCCCGGTCCTGGCGGGCGTCTGCGCCACCGACCCCTTCCGCCTGATGGACAGGTTCCTGGACGAACTGAAGCGGATCGGCTTTGCCGGGGTTCAGAACTTCCCCACCGTGGGACTGATCGACGGCACCTTCCGCGCCAACCTCGAAGAGACGGGCATGGGCTACGGGCTGGAGGTCGACATGATCGCGAAGGCCCGGGAAAAGGACCTGCTGACAACGCCTTACGTCTTCGACGAGGACAGCGCCGCCGCCATGGCCGGGGCCGGTGCGGACATCGTCGTCTGCCACCTCGGCCTGACCACGGGCGGCTCCATCGGGGCAGAGACGGCGCTGACGCTGAACGACTGCCCGGCGCTGGTGGACGCATGGGCCGAGGCCGCGCTGAAGGTCAATCCGGACGCCATCGTCCTGGTCCACGGCGGCCCGGTGGCGATGCCGGACGATGCCGAATTCATTCTGAAGAACACGTCGAACTGCCACGGGTTCTACGGCGCCTCCTCGATGGAGCGCCTGCCGACCGAAGTGGCGCTGACGGATCAAACGCGCGCTTTCAAGGCCATCAAGGGCCGGTAA